From Leopardus geoffroyi isolate Oge1 chromosome B4, O.geoffroyi_Oge1_pat1.0, whole genome shotgun sequence, a single genomic window includes:
- the CHD4 gene encoding chromodomain-helicase-DNA-binding protein 4 isoform X11 has translation MASGLGSPSPCSAGSEEEDMDALLNNSLPPPHPENEEDPEEDLSEAETPKLKKKKKPKKPRDPKIPKSKRQKKELGDSSGEGPEFVEEEEEVALRSDSEGSDYTPGKKKKKKLGPKKEKKSKSKRKEEEEEDDDDDDSKEPKSSAQLLEDWGMEDIDHVFSEEDYRTLTNYKAFSQFVRPLIAAKNPKIAVSKMMMVLGAKWREFSTNNPFKGSSGASVAAAAAAAVAVVESMVTATEVAPPPPPVEVPIRKAKTKEGKGPNARRKPKGSPRVPDAKKPKPKKVAPLKIKLGGFGSKRKRSSSEDDDLDVESDFDDASINSYSVSDGSTSRSSRSRKKLRTTKKKKKGEEEVTAVDGYETDHQDYCEVCQQGGEIILCDTCPRAYHMVCLDPDMEKAPEGKWSCPHCEKEGIQWEAKEDNSEGEEILEEVGGDPEEEDDHHMEFCRVCKDGGELLCCDTCPSSYHIHCLNPPLPEIPNGEWLCPRCTCPALKGKVQKILIWKWGQPPSPTPVPRPPDADPNTPSPKPLEGRPERQFFVKWQGMSYWHCSWVSELQLELHCQVMFRNYQRKNDMDEPPSGDFGGDEEKSRKRKNKDPKFAEMEERFYRYGIKPEWMMIHRILNHSVDKKGHVHYLIKWRDLPYDQASWESEDVEIQDYDLFKQSYWNHRELMRGEEGRPGKKLKKVKLRKLERPPETPTVDPTVKYERQPEYLDATGGTLHPYQMEGLNWLRFSWAQGTDTILADEMGLGKTVQTAVFLYSLYKEGHSKGPFLVSAPLSTIINWEREFEMWAPDMYVVTYVGDKDSRAIIRENEFSFEDNAIRGGKKASRMKKEASVKFHVLLTSYELITIDMAILGSIDWACLIVDEAHRLKNNQSKFFRVLNGYSLQHKLLLTGTPLQNNLEELFHLLNFLTPERFHNLEGFLEEFADIAKEDQIKKLHDMLGPHMLRRLKADVFKNMPSKTELIVRVELSPMQKKYYKYILTRNFEALNARGGGNQVSLLNVVMDLKKCCNHPYLFPVAAMEAPKMPNGMYDGSALIRASGKLLLLQKMLKNLKEGGHRVLIFSQMTKMLDLLEDFLEHEGYKYERIDGGITGNMRQEAIDRFNAPGAQQFCFLLSTRAGGLGINLATADTVIIYDSDWNPHNDIQAFSRAHRIGQNKKVMIYRFVTRASVEERITQVAKKKMMLTHLVVRPGLGSKTGSMSKQELDDILKFGTEELFKDEATDGGGDNKEGEDSSVIHYDDKAIERLLDRNQDETEDTELQGMNEYLSSFKVAQYVVREEEMGEEEEVEREIIKQEESVDPDYWEKLLRHHYEQQQEDLARNLGKGKRIRKQVNYNDGSQEDRDWQDDQSDNQSDYSVASEEGDEDFDERSEAPRRPSRKGLRNDKDKPLPPLLARVGGNIEVLGFNARQRKAFLNAIMRYGMPPQDAFTTQWLVRDLRGKSEKEFKAYVSLFMRHLCEPGADGAETFADGVPREGLSRQHVLTRIGVMSLIRKKVQEFEHVNGRWSMPELAEVEENKKMSQPGSPSPKTPTPSTPGDTQPNTPAPAPPAEDGIKIEENSLKEEESAEGEKEVKSAAPEATVECTQPPAPASEDEKVLVEPPEGEEKVEKAEVKERTEEPMETEPKGVADVEKVEEKSAVDLTPIVVEDKEEKKEEEEKKEVMLQNGETPKDLNDEKQKKNIKQRFMFNIADGGFTELHSLWQNEERAATVTKKTYEIWHRRHDYWLLAGIINHGYARWQDIQNDPRYAILNEPFKGEMNRGNFLEIKNKFLARRFKLLEQALVIEEQLRRAAYLNMSEDPSHPSMALNTRFAEVECLAESHQHLSKESMAGNKPANAVLHKVLKQLEELLSDMKADVTRLPATIARIPPVAVRLQMSERNILSRLANRAPEPTPQQVAQQQ, from the exons ATGGCGTCGGGCCTGGGCTCCCCGTCCCCCTGCTCGGCGGGCAGCGAGGAGGAGGATATGGATGCACTTTTGAACAacagcctgcccccaccccacccag AAAATGAAGAGGACCCAGAAGAGGATTTGTCAGAAGCAGAGACTCCAAAgctcaagaagaagaaaaagcctaAGAAGCCTCGGGACCCTAAAATCCCTAAGAGCAAGCGCCAAAAAAAGGAG CTGGGGGACAGCTCTGGGGAGGGGCCGGAGtttgtggaggaggaggaagaggtggctCTGCGCTCAGACAGTGAGGGCAGCGACTATACCCCtggcaagaagaagaagaagaagcttggacctaagaaagaaaagaagagcaaatccaagaggaaggaagaggaggaggaggatgacgatgatgatgattcAAAG GAACCTAAATCGTCCGCTCAGCTCCTGGAAGACTGGGGCATGGAAGACATTGACCATGTGTTCTCAGAGGAGGATTATCGCACCCTCACCAACTACAAGGCCTTTAGCCAGTTTGTCCG ACCCCTCATTGCTGCCAAAAACCCCAAGATTGCTGTCTCCAAGATGATGATGGTTTTGGGTGCAAAGTGGCGTGAGTTTAGCACCAACAACCCCTTCAAAGGCAGTTCTGGGGCATCAgtggcagcagcagcggcagcagcagtgGCTGTGGTGGAGAGCATGGTGACGGCCACTGAAGTTgcaccacctcctccccctgtGGAGGTGCCTATCCGCAAGGCCAAGACCAAGGAGGGCAAAG GTCCCAATGCTCGGAGGAAGCCCAAGGGCAGCCCTCGTGTACCTGATGCCAAGAAGCCTAAACCCAAGAAAGTAGCTCCCCTGAAAATCAAGCTGGGAGGTTTTGGTTCTAAGCGTAAGAGATCCTCG AGTGAGGATGATGACTTAGATGTGGAATCTGACTTCGATGATGCCAGTATCAATAGCTATTCTGTTTCTGATGGTTCTACCAGCCGTAGTAGCCGCAGCCGCAAGAAACTCCgaaccactaaaaagaagaagaaag GCGAGGAGGAGGTGACTGCTGTGGATGGTTATGAGACAGACCACCAGGACTATTGCGAGGTGTGCCAGCAAGGCGGTGAGATCATCCTGTGTGATACCTGTCCCCGAGCTTACCACATGGTCTGCCTGGATCCGGACATGGAGAAGGCTCCTGAGGGCAAGTGGAGCTGCCCACACTGC GAGAAGGAAGGCATCCAGTGGGAGGCTAAAGAGGACAATTCGGAGGGTGAGGAGATCCTGGAAGAGGTTGGAGGAGACCCTGAAGAGGAGGATGACCACCATATGGAATTCTGTCGTGTCTGTAAAGACGGTGGGGAGCTGCTCTGCTGTGACACTTGTCCTTCATCCTACCACATCCACTGTCTGAACCCCCCACTTCCAGAGATCCCTAATGGTGAATGGCTCTGTCCCCGTTGTACG TGTCCAGCTCTTAAGGGCAAAGTTCAGAAGATTCTAATCTGGAAGTGGGGTCAGCCACCATCTCCCACACCAGTGCCTCGGCCTCCAGATGCTGATCCCAATACTCCCTCCCCTAAGCCCCTGGAGGGGCGGCCAGAGCGGCAGTTCTTTGTGAAATGGCAAGGCATGTCTTACTGGCACTGCTCCTGGGTGTCTGAACTGCAG TTGGAGCTGCACTGTCAAGTGATGTTTCGAAACTACCAGCGGAAGAACGATATGGATGAACCACCGTCTGGGGACTTTGGTGGTGATGAAGAGAAGAGCCGAAAGCGCAAGAACAAAGACCCTAAATTTGCAGAGATGGAGGAACGTTTCTATCGCTATGGGATAAAACCTGAGTGGATGATGATCCACCGAATTCTTAACCACAG TGTGGATAAGAAGGGCCATGTCCATTACTTGATCAAGTGGCGGGACTTACCCTATGATCAGGCATCCTGGGagagtgaggatgtggagatacAGGACTACGACCTGTTCAAGCAGAGCTATTGGAACCACAG GGAGTTAATGAGGGGTGAGGAAGGACGACCAGGCAAGAAGCTCAAGAAGGTGAAGCTGAGGAAGTTGGAGAGGCCTCCTGAAACTCCAACAGTTGAT CCAACAGTGAAGTATGAGCGACAGCCAGAGTACCTGGATGCTACAGGTGGAACCCTGCACCCCTATcagatggagggcttgaactggTTGCGCTTCTCCTGGGCTCAGGGCACCGACACCATCTTGGCTGATGAGATGGGCCTTGGGAAGACTGTCCAAACAGCAGTCTTCCTCTATTCTCTCTACAAGGAG GGTCATTCCAAAGGCCCCTTCCTAGTGAGTGCCCCTCTTTCTACCATCATCAACTGGGAGCGGGAGTTTGAAATGTGGGCTCCAGATATGTATGTGGTGACGTATGTGGGTGACAAAGACAGCCGTGCCATCATCCGAGAGAATGAGTTCTCTTTTGAAGACAACGCCATTCGTGGTGGCAAGAAAGCCTCTCGCATGAAG AAAGAGGCATCTGTGAAATTCCATGTGCTGCTGACGTCTTATGAGTTGATCACCATTGACATGGCTATCTTGGGTTCCATTGATTGGGCATGCCTCATTGTGGATGAAGCGCATCGGCTCAAGAACAATCAGTCAAAG TTCTTCCGGGTCTTAAATGGTTACTCACTTCAACACAAACTGTTGCTGACCGGGACTCCATTACAAAACAATCTAGAAGAGTTGTTTCATCTCCTCAACTTTCTCACCCCAGAGAGGTTCCA caATTTGGAAGGCTTTTTGGAGGAGTTTGCAGACATTGCCAAGGAAGACCAGATTAAAAAACTGCACGATATGCTGGGCCCTCACATGTTGCGGCGGCTCAAAGCTGACGTGTTCAAAAATATGCCATCCAAGACAGAACTGATTGTGCGTGTGGAGCTGAGCCCCATGCAGAA GAAATACTACAAGTACATCCTCACTCGAAATTTTGAAGCACTCAATGCTCGAGGGGGTGGCAACCAGGTCTCTCTGCTGAATGTGGTGATGGATCTTAAGAAGTGCTGCAACCACCCATATCTTTTCCCTGTGGCTGCGATG GAAGCCCCTAAAATGCCCAATGGCATGTATGATGGCAGTGCTCTAATCCGAGCATCTGGAAAATTATTGCTGCTACAGAAGATGCTTAAGAACCTTAAGGAGGGTGGGCACCGTGTACTCATCTTCTCTCAG ATGACCAAGATGCTGGACTTGTTGGAGGATTTCTTGGAACATGAAGGTTATAAGTATGAACGTATTGATGGTGGGATAACTGGGAACATGCGACAAGAGGCCATTGACCGCTTCAATG CACCGGGTGCTCAACAGTTCTGCTTCTTGCTTTCTACTCGAGCTGGGGGCCTTGGAATCAATCTGGCCACTGCTGACACAGTTATTATCTATGACTCTGACTGGAACCCCCATAATGACATCCAG GCTTTTAGTAGAGCTCACCGTATTGGGCAGAATAAGAAGGTGATGATATATCGGTTTGTGACCCGTGCGTCAGTGGAGGAGCGCATCACGCAGGTGGCAAAGAAGAAGATGATGCTGACGCATCTAGTGGTTCGGCCTGGGCTGGGCTCCAAGACTGGATCCATGTCCAAACAGGAGCTTGATGACATCCTCAAGTTTGGCACTGAAGAACTATTTAAGGATGAAGCCACAGATGGAG GAGGAGACAACAAAGAGGGAGAAGATAGCAGTGTTATCCACTATGATGATAAGGCCATTGAGCGACTTCTGGACCGTAACCAGGATgagacagaagacacagaattgcAGGGCATGAATGAATATTTGAGCTCATTCAAAGTGGCCCAGTACGTGGTGCGGGAAGAAGAGATGGGG gaggaagaggaggtagAACGAGAAAtcataaaacaggaagaaagtgtGGATCCTGACTACTGGGAGAAATTGCTGCGGCACCATTATGAGCAGCAGCAAGAAGATCTAGCCCGAAATCtgggcaaaggaaaaagaatccgTAAACAGGTCAACTACAATGATGGCTCCCAGGAGGACCGAG atTGGCAGGACGACCAGTCCGACAACCAGTCCGATTATTCAGTGGCCTCAGAGGAAGGTGATGAAGACTTTGATGAACGCTCAGAAG CTCCCCGCAGGCCCAGTCGCAAGGGCCTGCGGAATGATAAAGATAAGCCATTGCCTCCTCTGTTGGCCCGTGTTGGTGGGAATATTGAA GTACTTGGCTTTAATGCTCGTCAGCGAAAAGCCTTTCTTAATGCAATTATGCGATATGGGATGCCACCTCAGGATGCTTTTACCACCCAGTGGCTTGTGAGAGATCTGCGAGGCAAATCAGAGAAAGAGTTCAA GGcttatgtgtctctttttatgcgACATTTATGTGAGCCGGGGGCAGATGGGGCTGAGACCTTTGCTGATGGTGTCCCCCGAGAAGGCCTGTCTCGCCAGCATGTCCTTACTAGAATTGGTGTCATGTCCTTGATTCGAAAGAAG GTTCAGGAGTTTGAACATGTCAATGGGCGCTGGAGCATGCCTGAACTTGCTGAAGTAGAGGAGAACAAGAAAATGTCCCAGCCAGGGTCACCTTCCCCAAAGACTCCCACACCCTCCACTCCAGGGGACACACAACCCAATACCCCTGCACCTGCCCCACCTGCTG AGGATGggataaaaatagaagagaatagcCTCAAAGAAGAAGAGAGtgcagaaggagaaaaggaggttAAATCTGCAGCCCCAGAGGCCACTGTCGAG TGTACAcaaccccctgcccctgcctcagaGGATGAAAAAGTCCTTGTTGAACCTCccgagggagaggagaaagtggaaaaggcagaggtgaaggagagaacagaggaaCCGATGGAGACAGAGCCCAAAG GTGTTGCTGACGTGGAGAAGGTAGAGGAGAAGTCAGCAGTAGATCTGACTCCCATTGTGGTAGAGGACAAAG aagagaagaaagaagaagaagagaaaaaagaggtgaTGCTTCAGAATGGAGAGACCCCCAAGGACCTGAATGAcgagaagcagaaaaaaaatattaaacagcgATTTATGTTCAACATCGCAGATGGTGGTTTTACTG AGTTGCACTCCCTTTGGCAGAATGAGGAGCGGGCAGCCACAGTCACCAAGAAGACTTATGAGATCTGGCATCGGCGACATGACTACTGGCTGCTGGCTGGCATCATAAA CCATGGTTATGCCCGGTGGCAGGACATCCAGAATGACCCACGCTATGCCATCCTCAATGAACCTTTCAAGGGTGAAATGAATCGTGGCAATTTCTTAGAGATCAAGAATAAGTTTCTAGCCCGAAGGTTCAAG CTCTTAGAACAAGCCCTGGTGATTGAGGAACAGCTGCGCCGGGCAGCTTACCTGAACATGTCTGAGGACCCTTCTCACCCTTCCATGGCCCTAAACACCCGCTTTGCTGAGGTGGAGTGTTTGGCGGAGAGTCATCAGCACCTGTCTAAGGAGTCAATGGCAGGAAACAAGCCAGCCAATGCAGTCCTGCACAAAG
- the CHD4 gene encoding chromodomain-helicase-DNA-binding protein 4 isoform X7 → MASGLGSPSPCSAGSEEEDMDALLNNSLPPPHPENEEDPEEDLSEAETPKLKKKKKPKKPRDPKIPKSKRQKKERMLLCRQLGDSSGEGPEFVEEEEEVALRSDSEGSDYTPGKKKKKKLGPKKEKKSKSKRKEEEEEDDDDDDSKEPKSSAQLLEDWGMEDIDHVFSEEDYRTLTNYKAFSQFVRPLIAAKNPKIAVSKMMMVLGAKWREFSTNNPFKGSSGASVAAAAAAAVAVVESMVTATEVAPPPPPVEVPIRKAKTKEGKGPNARRKPKGSPRVPDAKKPKPKKVAPLKIKLGGFGSKRKRSSSEDDDLDVESDFDDASINSYSVSDGSTSRSSRSRKKLRTTKKKKKGEEEVTAVDGYETDHQDYCEVCQQGGEIILCDTCPRAYHMVCLDPDMEKAPEGKWSCPHCEKEGIQWEAKEDNSEGEEILEEVGGDPEEEDDHHMEFCRVCKDGGELLCCDTCPSSYHIHCLNPPLPEIPNGEWLCPRCTCPALKGKVQKILIWKWGQPPSPTPVPRPPDADPNTPSPKPLEGRPERQFFVKWQGMSYWHCSWVSELQLELHCQVMFRNYQRKNDMDEPPSGDFGGDEEKSRKRKNKDPKFAEMEERFYRYGIKPEWMMIHRILNHSVDKKGHVHYLIKWRDLPYDQASWESEDVEIQDYDLFKQSYWNHRELMRGEEGRPGKKLKKVKLRKLERPPETPTVDPTVKYERQPEYLDATGGTLHPYQMEGLNWLRFSWAQGTDTILADEMGLGKTVQTAVFLYSLYKEGHSKGPFLVSAPLSTIINWEREFEMWAPDMYVVTYVGDKDSRAIIRENEFSFEDNAIRGGKKASRMKKEASVKFHVLLTSYELITIDMAILGSIDWACLIVDEAHRLKNNQSKFFRVLNGYSLQHKLLLTGTPLQNNLEELFHLLNFLTPERFHNLEGFLEEFADIAKEDQIKKLHDMLGPHMLRRLKADVFKNMPSKTELIVRVELSPMQKKYYKYILTRNFEALNARGGGNQVSLLNVVMDLKKCCNHPYLFPVAAMEAPKMPNGMYDGSALIRASGKLLLLQKMLKNLKEGGHRVLIFSQMTKMLDLLEDFLEHEGYKYERIDGGITGNMRQEAIDRFNAPGAQQFCFLLSTRAGGLGINLATADTVIIYDSDWNPHNDIQAFSRAHRIGQNKKVMIYRFVTRASVEERITQVAKKKMMLTHLVVRPGLGSKTGSMSKQELDDILKFGTEELFKDEATDGGGDNKEGEDSSVIHYDDKAIERLLDRNQDETEDTELQGMNEYLSSFKVAQYVVREEEMGEEEEVEREIIKQEESVDPDYWEKLLRHHYEQQQEDLARNLGKGKRIRKQVNYNDGSQEDRDWQDDQSDNQSDYSVASEEGDEDFDERSEAPRRPSRKGLRNDKDKPLPPLLARVGGNIEVLGFNARQRKAFLNAIMRYGMPPQDAFTTQWLVRDLRGKSEKEFKAYVSLFMRHLCEPGADGAETFADGVPREGLSRQHVLTRIGVMSLIRKKVQEFEHVNGRWSMPELAEVEENKKMSQPGSPSPKTPTPSTPGDTQPNTPAPAPPAEDGIKIEENSLKEEESAEGEKEVKSAAPEATVECTQPPAPASEDEKVLVEPPEGEEKVEKAEVKERTEEPMETEPKGVADVEKVEEKSAVDLTPIVVEDKEEKKEEEEKKEVMLQNGETPKDLNDEKQKKNIKQRFMFNIADGGFTELHSLWQNEERAATVTKKTYEIWHRRHDYWLLAGIINHGYARWQDIQNDPRYAILNEPFKGEMNRGNFLEIKNKFLARRFKLLEQALVIEEQLRRAAYLNMSEDPSHPSMALNTRFAEVECLAESHQHLSKESMAGNKPANAVLHKVLKQLEELLSDMKADVTRLPATIARIPPVAVRLQMSERNILSRLANRAPEPTPQQVAQQQ, encoded by the exons ATGGCGTCGGGCCTGGGCTCCCCGTCCCCCTGCTCGGCGGGCAGCGAGGAGGAGGATATGGATGCACTTTTGAACAacagcctgcccccaccccacccag AAAATGAAGAGGACCCAGAAGAGGATTTGTCAGAAGCAGAGACTCCAAAgctcaagaagaagaaaaagcctaAGAAGCCTCGGGACCCTAAAATCCCTAAGAGCAAGCGCCAAAAAAAGGAG cGTATGCTCTTATGCCGGCAGCTGGGGGACAGCTCTGGGGAGGGGCCGGAGtttgtggaggaggaggaagaggtggctCTGCGCTCAGACAGTGAGGGCAGCGACTATACCCCtggcaagaagaagaagaagaagcttggacctaagaaagaaaagaagagcaaatccaagaggaaggaagaggaggaggaggatgacgatgatgatgattcAAAG GAACCTAAATCGTCCGCTCAGCTCCTGGAAGACTGGGGCATGGAAGACATTGACCATGTGTTCTCAGAGGAGGATTATCGCACCCTCACCAACTACAAGGCCTTTAGCCAGTTTGTCCG ACCCCTCATTGCTGCCAAAAACCCCAAGATTGCTGTCTCCAAGATGATGATGGTTTTGGGTGCAAAGTGGCGTGAGTTTAGCACCAACAACCCCTTCAAAGGCAGTTCTGGGGCATCAgtggcagcagcagcggcagcagcagtgGCTGTGGTGGAGAGCATGGTGACGGCCACTGAAGTTgcaccacctcctccccctgtGGAGGTGCCTATCCGCAAGGCCAAGACCAAGGAGGGCAAAG GTCCCAATGCTCGGAGGAAGCCCAAGGGCAGCCCTCGTGTACCTGATGCCAAGAAGCCTAAACCCAAGAAAGTAGCTCCCCTGAAAATCAAGCTGGGAGGTTTTGGTTCTAAGCGTAAGAGATCCTCG AGTGAGGATGATGACTTAGATGTGGAATCTGACTTCGATGATGCCAGTATCAATAGCTATTCTGTTTCTGATGGTTCTACCAGCCGTAGTAGCCGCAGCCGCAAGAAACTCCgaaccactaaaaagaagaagaaag GCGAGGAGGAGGTGACTGCTGTGGATGGTTATGAGACAGACCACCAGGACTATTGCGAGGTGTGCCAGCAAGGCGGTGAGATCATCCTGTGTGATACCTGTCCCCGAGCTTACCACATGGTCTGCCTGGATCCGGACATGGAGAAGGCTCCTGAGGGCAAGTGGAGCTGCCCACACTGC GAGAAGGAAGGCATCCAGTGGGAGGCTAAAGAGGACAATTCGGAGGGTGAGGAGATCCTGGAAGAGGTTGGAGGAGACCCTGAAGAGGAGGATGACCACCATATGGAATTCTGTCGTGTCTGTAAAGACGGTGGGGAGCTGCTCTGCTGTGACACTTGTCCTTCATCCTACCACATCCACTGTCTGAACCCCCCACTTCCAGAGATCCCTAATGGTGAATGGCTCTGTCCCCGTTGTACG TGTCCAGCTCTTAAGGGCAAAGTTCAGAAGATTCTAATCTGGAAGTGGGGTCAGCCACCATCTCCCACACCAGTGCCTCGGCCTCCAGATGCTGATCCCAATACTCCCTCCCCTAAGCCCCTGGAGGGGCGGCCAGAGCGGCAGTTCTTTGTGAAATGGCAAGGCATGTCTTACTGGCACTGCTCCTGGGTGTCTGAACTGCAG TTGGAGCTGCACTGTCAAGTGATGTTTCGAAACTACCAGCGGAAGAACGATATGGATGAACCACCGTCTGGGGACTTTGGTGGTGATGAAGAGAAGAGCCGAAAGCGCAAGAACAAAGACCCTAAATTTGCAGAGATGGAGGAACGTTTCTATCGCTATGGGATAAAACCTGAGTGGATGATGATCCACCGAATTCTTAACCACAG TGTGGATAAGAAGGGCCATGTCCATTACTTGATCAAGTGGCGGGACTTACCCTATGATCAGGCATCCTGGGagagtgaggatgtggagatacAGGACTACGACCTGTTCAAGCAGAGCTATTGGAACCACAG GGAGTTAATGAGGGGTGAGGAAGGACGACCAGGCAAGAAGCTCAAGAAGGTGAAGCTGAGGAAGTTGGAGAGGCCTCCTGAAACTCCAACAGTTGAT CCAACAGTGAAGTATGAGCGACAGCCAGAGTACCTGGATGCTACAGGTGGAACCCTGCACCCCTATcagatggagggcttgaactggTTGCGCTTCTCCTGGGCTCAGGGCACCGACACCATCTTGGCTGATGAGATGGGCCTTGGGAAGACTGTCCAAACAGCAGTCTTCCTCTATTCTCTCTACAAGGAG GGTCATTCCAAAGGCCCCTTCCTAGTGAGTGCCCCTCTTTCTACCATCATCAACTGGGAGCGGGAGTTTGAAATGTGGGCTCCAGATATGTATGTGGTGACGTATGTGGGTGACAAAGACAGCCGTGCCATCATCCGAGAGAATGAGTTCTCTTTTGAAGACAACGCCATTCGTGGTGGCAAGAAAGCCTCTCGCATGAAG AAAGAGGCATCTGTGAAATTCCATGTGCTGCTGACGTCTTATGAGTTGATCACCATTGACATGGCTATCTTGGGTTCCATTGATTGGGCATGCCTCATTGTGGATGAAGCGCATCGGCTCAAGAACAATCAGTCAAAG TTCTTCCGGGTCTTAAATGGTTACTCACTTCAACACAAACTGTTGCTGACCGGGACTCCATTACAAAACAATCTAGAAGAGTTGTTTCATCTCCTCAACTTTCTCACCCCAGAGAGGTTCCA caATTTGGAAGGCTTTTTGGAGGAGTTTGCAGACATTGCCAAGGAAGACCAGATTAAAAAACTGCACGATATGCTGGGCCCTCACATGTTGCGGCGGCTCAAAGCTGACGTGTTCAAAAATATGCCATCCAAGACAGAACTGATTGTGCGTGTGGAGCTGAGCCCCATGCAGAA GAAATACTACAAGTACATCCTCACTCGAAATTTTGAAGCACTCAATGCTCGAGGGGGTGGCAACCAGGTCTCTCTGCTGAATGTGGTGATGGATCTTAAGAAGTGCTGCAACCACCCATATCTTTTCCCTGTGGCTGCGATG GAAGCCCCTAAAATGCCCAATGGCATGTATGATGGCAGTGCTCTAATCCGAGCATCTGGAAAATTATTGCTGCTACAGAAGATGCTTAAGAACCTTAAGGAGGGTGGGCACCGTGTACTCATCTTCTCTCAG ATGACCAAGATGCTGGACTTGTTGGAGGATTTCTTGGAACATGAAGGTTATAAGTATGAACGTATTGATGGTGGGATAACTGGGAACATGCGACAAGAGGCCATTGACCGCTTCAATG CACCGGGTGCTCAACAGTTCTGCTTCTTGCTTTCTACTCGAGCTGGGGGCCTTGGAATCAATCTGGCCACTGCTGACACAGTTATTATCTATGACTCTGACTGGAACCCCCATAATGACATCCAG GCTTTTAGTAGAGCTCACCGTATTGGGCAGAATAAGAAGGTGATGATATATCGGTTTGTGACCCGTGCGTCAGTGGAGGAGCGCATCACGCAGGTGGCAAAGAAGAAGATGATGCTGACGCATCTAGTGGTTCGGCCTGGGCTGGGCTCCAAGACTGGATCCATGTCCAAACAGGAGCTTGATGACATCCTCAAGTTTGGCACTGAAGAACTATTTAAGGATGAAGCCACAGATGGAG GAGGAGACAACAAAGAGGGAGAAGATAGCAGTGTTATCCACTATGATGATAAGGCCATTGAGCGACTTCTGGACCGTAACCAGGATgagacagaagacacagaattgcAGGGCATGAATGAATATTTGAGCTCATTCAAAGTGGCCCAGTACGTGGTGCGGGAAGAAGAGATGGGG gaggaagaggaggtagAACGAGAAAtcataaaacaggaagaaagtgtGGATCCTGACTACTGGGAGAAATTGCTGCGGCACCATTATGAGCAGCAGCAAGAAGATCTAGCCCGAAATCtgggcaaaggaaaaagaatccgTAAACAGGTCAACTACAATGATGGCTCCCAGGAGGACCGAG atTGGCAGGACGACCAGTCCGACAACCAGTCCGATTATTCAGTGGCCTCAGAGGAAGGTGATGAAGACTTTGATGAACGCTCAGAAG CTCCCCGCAGGCCCAGTCGCAAGGGCCTGCGGAATGATAAAGATAAGCCATTGCCTCCTCTGTTGGCCCGTGTTGGTGGGAATATTGAA GTACTTGGCTTTAATGCTCGTCAGCGAAAAGCCTTTCTTAATGCAATTATGCGATATGGGATGCCACCTCAGGATGCTTTTACCACCCAGTGGCTTGTGAGAGATCTGCGAGGCAAATCAGAGAAAGAGTTCAA GGcttatgtgtctctttttatgcgACATTTATGTGAGCCGGGGGCAGATGGGGCTGAGACCTTTGCTGATGGTGTCCCCCGAGAAGGCCTGTCTCGCCAGCATGTCCTTACTAGAATTGGTGTCATGTCCTTGATTCGAAAGAAG GTTCAGGAGTTTGAACATGTCAATGGGCGCTGGAGCATGCCTGAACTTGCTGAAGTAGAGGAGAACAAGAAAATGTCCCAGCCAGGGTCACCTTCCCCAAAGACTCCCACACCCTCCACTCCAGGGGACACACAACCCAATACCCCTGCACCTGCCCCACCTGCTG AGGATGggataaaaatagaagagaatagcCTCAAAGAAGAAGAGAGtgcagaaggagaaaaggaggttAAATCTGCAGCCCCAGAGGCCACTGTCGAG TGTACAcaaccccctgcccctgcctcagaGGATGAAAAAGTCCTTGTTGAACCTCccgagggagaggagaaagtggaaaaggcagaggtgaaggagagaacagaggaaCCGATGGAGACAGAGCCCAAAG GTGTTGCTGACGTGGAGAAGGTAGAGGAGAAGTCAGCAGTAGATCTGACTCCCATTGTGGTAGAGGACAAAG aagagaagaaagaagaagaagagaaaaaagaggtgaTGCTTCAGAATGGAGAGACCCCCAAGGACCTGAATGAcgagaagcagaaaaaaaatattaaacagcgATTTATGTTCAACATCGCAGATGGTGGTTTTACTG AGTTGCACTCCCTTTGGCAGAATGAGGAGCGGGCAGCCACAGTCACCAAGAAGACTTATGAGATCTGGCATCGGCGACATGACTACTGGCTGCTGGCTGGCATCATAAA CCATGGTTATGCCCGGTGGCAGGACATCCAGAATGACCCACGCTATGCCATCCTCAATGAACCTTTCAAGGGTGAAATGAATCGTGGCAATTTCTTAGAGATCAAGAATAAGTTTCTAGCCCGAAGGTTCAAG CTCTTAGAACAAGCCCTGGTGATTGAGGAACAGCTGCGCCGGGCAGCTTACCTGAACATGTCTGAGGACCCTTCTCACCCTTCCATGGCCCTAAACACCCGCTTTGCTGAGGTGGAGTGTTTGGCGGAGAGTCATCAGCACCTGTCTAAGGAGTCAATGGCAGGAAACAAGCCAGCCAATGCAGTCCTGCACAAAG